A window of Pseudomonadota bacterium genomic DNA:
AGAAGCCAGGCAACCACACCTCCTGCAATCAGGCCAACAATGATATAAATCAATATTTCCACTTTTTTACTCCTTATTCAAAACCAAGTAGATTTTCACGTACTTACGTCATTTGATAGTGTGTAAAGTAAATGTTTGTTTAAATCTCAAGTCTCGACGTTCCACCCGTATTTGTTAGTTTCATGACTTGCATTTATAGATTCAAATGTATCCTGAGGGTGTTGTTTATTGATTCCTGAATACCGTTGCGGGCAATGAGTCCAATCGAATTTGTAAGCCTTTCCTTTGATATCGTTCTTATCTGATGAGTAAGTATTATAGAATCCAGTAAAATTCCTCCTGTTCCCGCATTCAGCAAGACTTCATTCGGATAAACCTTTCTCCCTTTTTTAAGCGTCGTAATGGGCAGGATGGTTACTACGGGCATAACACTGTTAAAGTCTTCGTCGCTTATCACGAGGACGGGCCTTTTTCCTCCCTGTTCAGAGCCGGGAATAGGGCACAGGTCGGCAATAAATATGCCCCATTTATAATGCATTACTCAACCCCTTCAAAATCAGGGTATTTAAAATCTTCTTTAATTTCTCTTATATCAGCGAGAAAAAGGGCATCATTCCCTGCTTCTAAAATGGCTTTTCTTATCTCTTCCTTTTTAATTCGATCAAGCTCGTCTTTTATTGCGTTCTCCACAAAGGAATTGATGGATTTATAGAGCCCTTTTCCTACAGCTTCTCTCACTCCTTCCACAACTTCTTCGTCGAGTACGTAAGTTACCTTTTTACCCATAATGTTTCCCCTTTAACCAGCCAAAACATGGTATCATGAGGTGGTATTTAATGCAAGCAAATTATATGGTATTAATAACAAGTTATCCTTTTGTTTTACGCCCGATAACCGTATAGGCCGTAAGCGCTGCCAAGAAACTGCCTTTCCCTGTTCTATTGATAAGTTCTTCGATCCAGCAGCAACCTTGAGCCGCGGAAATAAATCCTCCTGCAGTGGCCCTTCGTACCGTTTCACGTAAATTGTACACCTTGTCAGCCGTTTCAAAATCCGTTATAACCGAAGTGCTGGGGTAAATTTTTACATCTGATAAGCCGGAGGAAATGAAATAATCGCACAAGTTACGGCCGATCCAGTTGTTCGTAAAAGAATCACACCACAAATTTTCAAGGGTTCGGGTAATTTCAATATTCTGAGAAGTTATTGAAAATGTCCCCCAATCATTATCATGGGCGAGAAGCAACCCATCCGGCTCAAGAACACGGACTAACTCGGAGATGGCCCTTTCCGGTTGCGGAATGTGTTGCAGCACCCGATCAATCCGGCATCTTGCAAAGGAATTATCGGGAAAGGGCAGCGCTTTTACATCTCCTGTTTGGAATTGAACGGGTAGCTGCGCAGAAAGTTCCCGTGACCGTGCTTTCTCAATCATTGCGGCACTTGAGTCAAGACCGACTACTTTTCCGCCTGGCATTATTCGCTCAGCGATCCTGAAAGCATCATCACCAAGTCCGCAACCAGCCTCAAGCACCGTCATCCCATGCTTAAGCTGCAACAGCTCGTAGCTTTTCAGCTTGTATTCCCTGAAATACGCTAACGAATCCAACAAGGCTAAGCAGGCAAAATATGCATCCTGGTTCTTTGCACCGTCAACGTCGGCAAAACCAGTCGAGAGATACTCGTCGTTCATCAAAACTCCTTCCCAACCCATAGACGCCTTCTGTGTATATGAATTAATACAAAAGTGTTACCTATGTACCCAGAATAATCTGGTTACCTATGTCCCCGTTCGCTCATTTTCCTCGATAGCCCTTTCAAATTAACTGAAGAATCAAAAATCGAGGATGGGAGAACTTTCATTCGGCACCTTTCTAATATTCTGATCCTTTACAATAATGAAAACTGCGAACAATAGAAACAGTAACTGTACCAACAAGGACCACCAAACCGGAGCGGTGGTTATGTATGCCGGGGCTTTTAGACTCCCTCCCCGGAGCACATACAAACACAATGTGTGAATGTTTACGAAAGAAACCGCGGCCTTGAACCCGATCAGACAGCAGGTCACCATGAACCAGTGTCGAGGCGCCATCTTCACACCAGCGACTACAAAGAGCAGCGGAGCAAAGAAGCGCCATATCAACTCGTCTGTGTACGGGCGAACACCGGCAAATGGTATAGCTCTGAAGATGATTTGGTATACGCTCTGCGCAGCCAGATCCGCCGCGAACGCCAGCGGTATGACTAATAGCCACCGTAGCCATGTCGGAAGCCTCAAAATGAGTTTATCGACCCATTGTTGCACGAGCATCAGCCCCCATCTTCACATATTTATTCATATGCCCAACATCGGCGTCAGTCAGAGGCCTGATTTCAGGCCGATTGACTGAACGCAATTGTTAGCTGACTCATTCATTCACGCCGAAATAGGTGTTCCTATGTGGCCCGTCCAGAGTCAATTTCCCCTTTTGAATGTGCCAGAATGTTTCGTCAACCTCTTTGAGACATTCGGGTAAATTGTTAAATATCTCAACCGAAGAAAAACGCATCACATAGAAGCCGTGTCGCTGCAAATAGCGGTCACGAATGCGATCTTTAATGTATGCATTGGCCTTTGCATGAAACTCAAGGCCATCGCACTCAATTGCCAGAGAAGGTCCTTTCGCTGTCTTTATCACAAAATCGATTTTATACTTGTGGTGGTTGTCATGGGCTTGGTACTGCGGCAGCCACAGAAGCCCGGCAGATTTTAGACCGTCTTCCATCAATTTCTCGATTGGACTCGATGGCGAGAAACTATACCAGGTCAGATTCCGGTCTCTCTTCAAAAGCTTACCCATATTGGTTTTGGTATATGCTACAACGGTATTAGCTGACGAGTATGGATACAAAGCATCAACCAGATTATATACGCATAGATTCTGATCATCTCTCGTTTGAGGGCAGACCCAATTTCTATCACCTTTCTTTATGAACTTCTTTGGGCAGCAATTAAATAATGCTACAGAGACTACCTCTGCCGCTTGGCCAAGGTCCACTGAGTCTATCACTTCGGACCATGAGTTCC
This region includes:
- a CDS encoding type II toxin-antitoxin system PemK/MazF family toxin, with product MHYKWGIFIADLCPIPGSEQGGKRPVLVISDEDFNSVMPVVTILPITTLKKGRKVYPNEVLLNAGTGGILLDSIILTHQIRTISKERLTNSIGLIARNGIQESINNTLRIHLNL
- a CDS encoding methyltransferase domain-containing protein, producing MGWEGVLMNDEYLSTGFADVDGAKNQDAYFACLALLDSLAYFREYKLKSYELLQLKHGMTVLEAGCGLGDDAFRIAERIMPGGKVVGLDSSAAMIEKARSRELSAQLPVQFQTGDVKALPFPDNSFARCRIDRVLQHIPQPERAISELVRVLEPDGLLLAHDNDWGTFSITSQNIEITRTLENLWCDSFTNNWIGRNLCDYFISSGLSDVKIYPSTSVITDFETADKVYNLRETVRRATAGGFISAAQGCCWIEELINRTGKGSFLAALTAYTVIGRKTKG
- a CDS encoding DUF559 domain-containing protein — translated: MIERFRLFVDTQKLKILDERDVQKGKQISVTDGVFEIPCTFYNNGNVLVQGKDSTLKKLLMAWAGKQAPDFKAENAFIGYVDLPAGWREWNENADWLQKYISQKGTPSEDRAPNEYKINREIMFHDYMFRNQSGAKITFQTLSFVLSNWFSRFCFMGQDVNHIFEDMVRHTRNSWSEVIDSVDLGQAAEVVSVALFNCCPKKFIKKGDRNWVCPQTRDDQNLCVYNLVDALYPYSSANTVVAYTKTNMGKLLKRDRNLTWYSFSPSSPIEKLMEDGLKSAGLLWLPQYQAHDNHHKYKIDFVIKTAKGPSLAIECDGLEFHAKANAYIKDRIRDRYLQRHGFYVMRFSSVEIFNNLPECLKEVDETFWHIQKGKLTLDGPHRNTYFGVNE